In Candidatus Epulonipiscium viviparus, one DNA window encodes the following:
- a CDS encoding alpha/beta hydrolase, with protein sequence MRNKNHPPIHITTGNDNGILCLHGLFGSPNQFIPFLSIFQSLGLDVHAPLLPGHGGSCKDFSHSNKLHWKSCAQSEIYKMHQQYKNVYLMGHSMGALFCLDFADTINAAGIILLNPPMKISLSATKMKMCLGVVTKKKEISTVFNRGESRPLYSIQNGSWYEYIPWIIPISGIYSLINATKKKLPSFKIPTLIFQSQLDETLNYKGVFSYQNMLGSDNLQIVLLNNSTHCFFPKSDLYIVQTLVSQFLELNSR encoded by the coding sequence ATGCGAAATAAAAATCACCCCCCTATTCATATTACAACTGGCAATGATAACGGTATCCTCTGCCTTCACGGTCTCTTTGGCAGCCCCAATCAATTCATCCCATTTTTATCTATTTTCCAATCTCTCGGCTTGGATGTTCACGCTCCATTATTGCCTGGCCATGGCGGCAGCTGCAAAGACTTTAGCCATAGCAATAAACTCCACTGGAAAAGCTGCGCCCAATCCGAAATTTACAAAATGCACCAACAATACAAAAACGTTTATCTTATGGGTCACTCTATGGGCGCTCTGTTTTGCCTTGACTTTGCAGACACCATTAATGCCGCCGGTATCATTTTACTAAACCCACCAATGAAAATCAGCCTATCTGCTACCAAAATGAAAATGTGCCTTGGCGTTGTTACCAAAAAGAAAGAAATTTCTACCGTATTTAATAGAGGCGAATCTCGACCTCTATATAGTATCCAAAACGGCTCCTGGTACGAATACATTCCTTGGATTATTCCCATATCTGGCATATACTCTCTTATCAATGCCACAAAAAAGAAATTGCCCTCCTTCAAAATCCCCACGCTCATCTTTCAATCACAATTAGATGAAACTCTCAACTACAAAGGTGTATTTTCATATCAAAATATGCTCGGCTCAGATAATTTACAAATTGTATTATTAAATAATTCTACTCACTGCTTTTTTCCAAAATCAGACTTATATATCGTTCAAACACTAGTGTCCCAATTTCTCGAACTCAACAGCCGTTAA
- a CDS encoding right-handed parallel beta-helix repeat-containing protein yields the protein MSRYTYADFYVATNGNDSWSGKLAVPNEELTDGPFLTLEKARRAVRIFKKGVYRDIYVLIRGGEYSINRTINFVPNDSHYPGFRIVYAAYQDETPIFSSDAKIEGWTLATDVAGLPEKAVGKVYEAAIPKMGKERFYCLFENGKMLTRARSRSYLPTVKVNCKDGWGNIHEVVEADRSTIHYAEGSIKNWDNLSDIELFIQPNVGFVTNYLSLESVDEANSIATTAIPATYGMGIVHKGAQTFDDGSYRVENCIEDLDAPGKWVINTNVKKVYYYPINEVPENVTYPSLTELVFVDGHELGGIVTGLVFEGITFTRGDRAVMLENDITLQHEWEFFNKSNALVRFRNTKECVVDGCRFCNTGSSAIRFDLYAQCNIVKNNLIDYVGGSGILFAGYGPGVKDVNRCNRIENNHIHHNGQSYYQAPAIMLWQSGDNFVKNNLMHHITYDAIVLSGVRPSFYHAKGFLREMTETIRVNEVVQDSLYAEARTPKEVGEYWGKTLGYAFTKNNIIEDNEMFLVMLKLFDGNAIYLSDVGRNNVINRNYIHHLNGVGMQQAIRTDAYVTDTPITNNIVYNCTGGGINTKHYNNHVINNIIADIRDIVYLNDAGKENRMFIGYISLWGIYETEAPPNVDVQIDHNIMYKTYAHNPFYRESKNNVTGMMEEVNVGEAVIDYNVYYDVEASDKGAAALEKYQNLGVDEHSIIADPKFRDIATGDFELCPDSPALKLGFKNIDMSVIGLTDEFSKKYDMLVREQLGNDYDDFGVLEKLCVDKNKKTVEQESDFNTVFGTDF from the coding sequence ATGAGTCGATATACTTATGCAGATTTTTATGTTGCAACAAATGGAAACGATAGCTGGAGTGGAAAGCTGGCGGTTCCAAATGAAGAATTAACAGATGGGCCATTTTTAACTTTGGAAAAAGCAAGACGGGCAGTGAGAATTTTTAAGAAAGGTGTGTATAGAGATATTTATGTTTTGATTAGAGGTGGAGAATATTCGATAAACAGAACGATAAATTTTGTACCGAATGATTCGCATTATCCGGGGTTTAGAATAGTTTATGCTGCGTATCAAGACGAGACTCCAATATTTTCCAGCGATGCTAAGATAGAGGGCTGGACGTTGGCAACAGATGTGGCGGGGTTGCCAGAAAAAGCTGTGGGTAAAGTATATGAGGCAGCAATACCGAAGATGGGCAAGGAGAGATTTTACTGCTTATTTGAAAATGGAAAAATGTTGACGCGAGCGCGATCAAGAAGTTATTTACCGACTGTAAAAGTAAATTGTAAAGATGGGTGGGGCAATATTCATGAGGTTGTAGAAGCGGATAGATCCACTATTCATTATGCCGAGGGATCAATTAAAAATTGGGATAATTTATCGGATATAGAGTTATTTATTCAGCCTAACGTAGGGTTTGTAACAAATTATCTCAGCTTAGAAAGTGTGGATGAAGCAAACTCGATTGCAACGACCGCGATACCTGCAACGTATGGAATGGGAATCGTTCACAAAGGAGCGCAAACGTTTGACGACGGATCCTATAGGGTAGAAAATTGTATAGAAGACCTCGACGCACCTGGTAAATGGGTGATTAATACTAATGTAAAAAAAGTGTATTATTACCCTATAAATGAAGTGCCAGAGAATGTAACTTATCCGTCATTAACAGAGCTTGTGTTTGTGGATGGGCATGAGTTAGGAGGAATTGTAACTGGTCTAGTGTTTGAAGGGATAACATTTACCAGAGGAGATAGAGCGGTGATGCTCGAGAACGATATTACGTTGCAGCATGAGTGGGAATTTTTTAACAAGAGCAATGCGTTGGTAAGATTTAGAAATACTAAAGAGTGTGTTGTGGATGGGTGCAGATTTTGCAACACTGGCTCGAGTGCGATACGATTTGATTTGTATGCGCAGTGTAATATAGTAAAAAATAATTTAATAGATTATGTAGGTGGTTCTGGAATATTGTTTGCAGGATATGGGCCGGGAGTGAAGGATGTAAATAGGTGTAATCGTATCGAAAACAATCATATTCACCACAATGGCCAAAGCTATTACCAGGCGCCAGCAATTATGCTATGGCAAAGCGGAGATAACTTTGTAAAAAATAATTTGATGCACCACATAACCTATGATGCGATTGTGTTAAGTGGAGTGAGACCTTCGTTTTACCATGCAAAAGGATTTTTGCGAGAAATGACAGAAACAATACGAGTAAATGAAGTGGTACAAGATTCGTTGTATGCAGAAGCGAGGACACCGAAGGAAGTTGGAGAGTATTGGGGCAAAACGTTAGGATATGCGTTTACCAAAAATAATATTATAGAAGATAACGAAATGTTTTTGGTGATGCTAAAGCTTTTTGACGGCAATGCTATATACCTGTCTGATGTGGGCAGAAATAATGTGATCAACAGAAACTATATTCACCACTTAAACGGAGTTGGCATGCAGCAGGCAATACGCACTGACGCTTATGTAACTGATACTCCTATTACAAATAATATTGTGTATAACTGCACTGGTGGAGGAATTAATACCAAGCATTATAATAATCATGTGATCAATAATATTATAGCAGATATCAGAGATATAGTTTATTTAAACGATGCGGGCAAAGAGAATCGAATGTTTATTGGATATATTAGTCTGTGGGGAATTTATGAGACTGAAGCTCCGCCAAATGTAGATGTGCAGATTGACCATAATATTATGTATAAAACGTATGCGCATAATCCATTTTATCGTGAAAGCAAGAATAATGTGACAGGTATGATGGAGGAAGTGAATGTGGGAGAAGCGGTAATAGACTATAACGTATATTACGATGTTGAGGCATCTGATAAGGGAGCTGCGGCGCTAGAGAAATACCAAAATTTAGGAGTAGATGAACATAGCATAATTGCGGATCCTAAATTTAGAGATATAGCAACAGGAGATTTTGAGTTATGTCCAGATTCACCAGCATTGAAACTAGGATTTAAAAATATCGATATGTCAGTTATAGGATTGACCGATGAATTTAGCAAAAAATACGATATGCTAGTTAGAGAACAGTTGGGAAATGACTATGATGATTTTGGGGTGCTTGAAAAATTATGTGTAGATAAGAATAAAAAAACTGTTGAACAAGAAAGCGATTTTAATACAGTATTCGGAACAGATTTTTAG